From a single Methanofollis sp. W23 genomic region:
- a CDS encoding ABC transporter ATP-binding protein, whose product MIVVTDLARTYMMGAVAVRALRGVSFTIGSGEFVGIMGPSGSGKSTLLHALGLLDRPTAGTIAIDGTDVLALSEKQKTRFRLHRLGYVFQDYALMPELTVEENVFLPALVGGMHKEEAIRISGEILAEVGLWERRGHLQSELSGGEQQRVAIARALVNNPSILFADEPCANLDTVTSKTILDLFERLNEERGQTIVMVTHEDWHIDYFCRVIYLKDGLIERTDECVPRRMRKER is encoded by the coding sequence ATGATCGTCGTCACCGATCTTGCCAGGACCTATATGATGGGAGCGGTCGCGGTCCGTGCGCTGCGCGGGGTCAGTTTCACCATAGGGAGCGGGGAGTTCGTCGGGATCATGGGGCCGTCGGGCTCTGGCAAGTCGACCCTCCTCCATGCCCTCGGGCTCCTCGACCGCCCGACGGCGGGCACGATCGCGATCGACGGGACCGATGTCCTCGCCCTCTCTGAGAAGCAGAAGACGAGGTTTCGGCTGCATCGTCTGGGCTACGTCTTCCAGGACTATGCCCTCATGCCCGAACTGACTGTGGAGGAGAATGTCTTTCTGCCGGCCCTGGTGGGGGGGATGCACAAGGAGGAGGCGATCAGGATAAGCGGAGAGATCCTGGCCGAAGTGGGGTTATGGGAACGGCGGGGCCACCTCCAGAGCGAACTCTCCGGCGGCGAGCAGCAGCGGGTGGCCATCGCCCGCGCCCTGGTGAACAACCCGTCCATCCTCTTTGCCGATGAACCGTGTGCCAACCTCGACACCGTCACCTCGAAGACGATCCTCGATCTCTTCGAGCGCCTCAACGAGGAACGGGGCCAGACGATCGTGATGGTCACCCACGAGGACTGGCATATCGACTATTTCTGCCGGGTGATCTACCTGAAGGACGGGTTGATCGAGCGGACCGATGAGTGCGTGCCGAGGAGAATGCGGAAGGAGCGGTGA
- a CDS encoding protease inhibitor I42 family protein, whose protein sequence is MKSLVTPIMLLVLVLTLAAAGCTGAPDLVRVGEEENGNTVTVASGGQVVITLPYDTITGSQWQTDLSDGLVITDDETLPGTQEWTVEPLSTGTFTFRASLVGAWDPVTDAEKEFVLTIRAV, encoded by the coding sequence ATGAAATCTCTGGTCACGCCCATCATGCTCCTGGTCCTCGTCCTCACCCTCGCTGCTGCCGGGTGCACCGGCGCCCCTGACCTGGTCAGGGTCGGGGAGGAGGAGAACGGGAACACAGTCACCGTCGCCTCTGGCGGGCAGGTGGTCATCACCCTCCCGTACGACACCATCACCGGAAGTCAGTGGCAGACCGACCTCAGCGACGGCCTGGTCATCACCGATGACGAGACCCTCCCTGGGACGCAGGAGTGGACGGTCGAACCCCTCTCCACCGGGACCTTCACTTTCAGGGCCTCCCTGGTCGGGGCATGGGACCCGGTGACAGATGCGGAAAAAGAATTTGTGCTGACGATCAGGGCGGTGTGA
- a CDS encoding PLP-dependent aminotransferase family protein, protein MSYRFADRMYKAPESFIEELFRVSGEPGVISFAGGLPDGSFIDVAGIARATREVMEEEGQCALQYSTTDGYLPLREFIAERYRKRLGIPATASEIQIVNGSQQCLDLVAKIFLDPGDVVGVERPGYLGAIEAFSMYEPEFCAVPLQEDGPDLEAFERMVAEKAPKFFYGIPNSQNPSGLTYSQETRQAIAGILEDSGTVFYEDDAFGELFFDGQPRLPVKKYLPDGALISGSFSKIVSPGMRIGWIYAPAPLLEQFNVAKQAADLHSNFLCQMILHRYLSQTDLDAHVRKVSAIYGERCRLMCDLLDDRFPAGVTHTTPRGGMFMLVTLPEGVSSMDVFYAGVKEGVAVLPGVPFYANGGGENTIRLNFSNADDASIKEGMERLSRVITSFV, encoded by the coding sequence GTGAGTTATCGTTTTGCAGACCGGATGTACAAAGCCCCAGAATCATTTATCGAAGAACTCTTCCGTGTCTCGGGAGAACCCGGCGTCATCTCCTTTGCCGGCGGCCTCCCTGACGGTTCTTTCATCGACGTGGCCGGGATCGCCCGTGCGACCCGCGAGGTGATGGAGGAGGAGGGGCAGTGCGCTCTCCAGTATTCGACGACCGACGGCTACCTGCCGCTCCGCGAGTTCATCGCAGAACGCTACCGGAAACGTCTCGGCATCCCGGCCACTGCCTCGGAGATCCAGATCGTCAACGGTTCCCAGCAGTGCCTCGACCTGGTGGCCAAGATCTTCCTCGACCCCGGCGATGTCGTGGGGGTCGAGCGCCCCGGCTACCTTGGGGCCATCGAGGCTTTCTCGATGTACGAGCCTGAGTTCTGTGCCGTCCCCCTCCAGGAGGACGGCCCCGACCTGGAGGCCTTCGAGAGGATGGTCGCCGAGAAGGCCCCCAAGTTCTTCTACGGGATCCCCAATTCCCAGAACCCCTCGGGCCTCACCTACTCACAGGAGACGCGGCAGGCCATCGCCGGGATCCTCGAAGATTCCGGGACCGTCTTTTACGAGGACGACGCCTTCGGAGAACTCTTCTTCGACGGTCAGCCGCGCCTGCCGGTGAAGAAGTACCTCCCTGACGGGGCGCTCATCTCAGGGTCCTTCTCCAAGATCGTCTCGCCAGGGATGCGGATCGGATGGATCTATGCCCCCGCCCCCCTCCTGGAACAGTTCAATGTCGCCAAACAGGCGGCCGACCTCCACTCCAACTTCCTCTGCCAGATGATCCTCCACCGCTACCTCTCCCAGACCGACCTCGACGCCCATGTCAGGAAGGTCTCGGCGATCTATGGCGAGCGCTGCCGGTTGATGTGCGACCTCCTCGACGACCGCTTCCCTGCGGGCGTCACCCACACCACTCCCCGGGGTGGGATGTTCATGCTGGTCACGCTGCCCGAGGGGGTTTCCTCGATGGACGTCTTCTATGCCGGGGTGAAGGAAGGGGTTGCCGTCCTGCCTGGTGTCCCCTTCTATGCAAACGGCGGCGGGGAGAACACCATCCGTCTCAACTTCTCCAATGCCGATGACGCAAGCATCAAAGAGGGAATGGAACGGCTTTCCCGCGTCATCACCTCCTTTGTCTGA
- a CDS encoding HTH domain-containing protein → MKTLDAAYEVLRQAGNPRDCHEIARQMLDLKIWETKSRNPAKIVYNILYDDISRFGDNSLFYRIDDRASEYYGFFNLRENHVTPRDQVRPFTRVDAAEYVLEHYGKNKPMHYADIADMAECLDLIQSRALDPGKTMYSAIHREVRRMTAQGHVARFEIYRDGMIGLQRWHLNPLTRVIEGHNHGIREDLKTLVADLDAVEFKKLIGYDLLPALGFEDVAVTPSPHEGEPDIQGTLIIGEVMRIQVAMQVKHWNKKEVQSPDIQKLRSALQHHEQGVFITFSDFSKGAIAEAKGQDEMPITLINGEQLLSLFIDHEVLTKQVSRTIIDLA, encoded by the coding sequence ATGAAGACGCTGGATGCCGCGTATGAGGTCCTCCGCCAGGCAGGCAACCCCAGAGACTGCCATGAGATCGCCCGGCAGATGCTTGATCTAAAGATCTGGGAAACAAAGAGCAGAAACCCTGCAAAGATAGTATATAACATATTATATGACGATATCAGTAGATTCGGCGACAACTCCCTATTTTATCGTATCGATGATCGAGCGAGTGAATACTACGGGTTCTTTAATCTGAGGGAAAACCATGTCACTCCCAGGGACCAGGTGCGTCCATTCACCCGTGTCGATGCTGCAGAATATGTGCTGGAGCATTATGGCAAGAACAAACCGATGCACTATGCAGATATCGCAGATATGGCAGAGTGTCTCGATCTGATCCAGAGCAGGGCTCTTGATCCAGGGAAGACGATGTACTCGGCGATCCACCGGGAGGTCAGGAGGATGACCGCACAGGGGCATGTGGCCAGGTTTGAGATCTACAGGGACGGGATGATCGGGCTGCAGCGATGGCATCTCAATCCCCTGACCAGGGTGATTGAAGGCCACAACCACGGGATCAGGGAGGACCTGAAAACACTGGTGGCAGACCTGGATGCAGTGGAATTTAAAAAATTGATTGGCTATGACCTCCTGCCCGCCCTTGGGTTCGAAGACGTGGCCGTCACCCCCTCTCCCCATGAAGGGGAACCCGATATACAGGGCACCCTTATCATAGGGGAGGTGATGAGGATCCAGGTTGCGATGCAGGTCAAGCACTGGAACAAAAAAGAAGTGCAATCTCCAGATATTCAGAAACTCAGGAGTGCCCTGCAGCACCATGAACAGGGCGTGTTCATCACCTTTAGCGACTTCAGCAAAGGTGCAATCGCAGAGGCAAAGGGGCAGGATGAGATGCCGATCACTCTGATCAATGGCGAACAACTGCTCTCGCTCTTTATCGATCACGAGGTCCTGACAAAACAGGTCTCTCGCACGATCATCGATCTCGCCTGA
- a CDS encoding phosphatase PAP2 family protein, which yields MIGALLTETEIVLDAQAHLGWTAPFWTAVSFTGSAAFFLLILPLVYWCVSPRLGLRLGLLLTVSVGVNTSAKLLFATPRPYWVSAAVHPLATHPSFSMPSGHAQNAVPFWGLLAAWTRWKRWAVAAATVLILLTGFSRVVLGVHFPGDVLAGWAIGAILLLGFLWLERPVSAWAASASWPAKIAVLLLGATALAVPAATAVFFLQAPLPPAWTRTAAHPLDPYSMTPALLAAGALLGTGAGAAWTGTAFRTGGRLRMRAARYLLGMLIALLITAPLVLVSWWTGGAVAWLLDLVLPAALGFWMAGGAPRLFARAGLMEPEEVNPTGRTSYDAPNQTP from the coding sequence ATGATAGGTGCGCTCCTGACTGAGACCGAGATCGTCCTCGACGCCCAGGCACACCTTGGATGGACCGCCCCGTTCTGGACCGCGGTCTCCTTCACCGGGTCGGCGGCGTTCTTTCTTCTCATCCTCCCCCTGGTCTACTGGTGCGTCAGCCCGCGCCTCGGACTGCGGCTCGGTCTCCTGCTGACGGTCTCGGTCGGGGTCAATACGAGCGCAAAACTGCTCTTCGCCACCCCCAGACCCTACTGGGTGAGCGCCGCGGTGCACCCCCTCGCCACCCACCCCTCTTTCTCGATGCCCTCCGGGCATGCCCAGAACGCCGTCCCCTTCTGGGGACTCCTGGCCGCCTGGACCAGGTGGAAACGGTGGGCCGTGGCCGCGGCAACGGTGCTCATCCTCCTTACCGGGTTTTCGCGGGTCGTCCTCGGCGTCCACTTTCCTGGAGACGTCCTGGCAGGATGGGCGATCGGGGCCATCCTCCTCCTCGGGTTTCTCTGGCTGGAGAGGCCGGTCTCGGCCTGGGCGGCGAGCGCCTCCTGGCCGGCAAAGATCGCCGTCCTCCTCCTCGGGGCGACCGCCCTGGCCGTCCCCGCGGCGACGGCCGTCTTCTTCCTCCAGGCCCCCCTCCCTCCCGCGTGGACCAGGACGGCGGCACATCCCCTCGACCCGTACTCGATGACTCCGGCGCTCCTCGCGGCCGGCGCCCTCCTCGGTACCGGCGCCGGGGCGGCCTGGACCGGGACCGCCTTCCGCACCGGTGGCCGTCTCAGGATGCGGGCCGCCCGCTACCTCCTCGGGATGCTCATTGCCCTCCTCATCACGGCGCCTCTCGTCCTCGTCTCCTGGTGGACAGGCGGTGCGGTGGCCTGGCTCCTCGACCTCGTCCTCCCGGCGGCCCTCGGGTTCTGGATGGCCGGGGGCGCCCCGCGCCTCTTTGCCAGAGCCGGACTCATGGAGCCCGAAGAGGTGAACCCCACGGGTCGCACGTCGTACGATGCGCCGAATCAAACACCTTAA
- a CDS encoding DUF5612 domain-containing protein yields the protein MEESEHLHALEILELHAVSIIAENQPGVLRDIAGIMAANGANVVTVQQSILHSGDHAGRALFYFEVECAGGIGKVIADLVAVPTMHQATTLDTFSKIFGSRVIILGGGAQVAQVALGAVNEADRHNIRGERISVDTIPLVGEKNLTEAVEAVARLPRASILVLAGSLMGGTISTAVDHVRAAGIPVIALKMAGSVPRHADLVVTDPIQAGVFAVMHISKRAVFNIARVRGQEF from the coding sequence ATGGAAGAGTCTGAACATCTGCACGCACTTGAGATCCTCGAACTCCATGCGGTCAGCATCATCGCCGAGAACCAGCCCGGCGTCCTGCGCGACATCGCCGGGATTATGGCCGCAAACGGAGCAAACGTGGTCACCGTCCAGCAGTCGATCCTGCACTCCGGGGACCACGCGGGAAGAGCGCTCTTTTATTTCGAGGTCGAGTGTGCCGGCGGGATCGGCAAGGTGATCGCCGACCTCGTGGCCGTCCCGACGATGCACCAGGCCACCACCCTCGACACCTTCTCCAAGATCTTTGGGTCCAGGGTGATCATCCTGGGCGGCGGGGCGCAGGTGGCGCAGGTGGCGCTCGGGGCGGTGAACGAGGCCGACCGGCACAACATCAGGGGCGAGCGGATCTCGGTGGACACCATCCCGCTCGTCGGCGAGAAGAACCTGACCGAAGCGGTCGAAGCCGTCGCTCGCCTCCCCAGAGCCTCGATCCTGGTCCTGGCCGGGTCCCTGATGGGAGGGACGATCTCGACGGCGGTCGACCATGTGCGGGCGGCTGGGATCCCGGTCATCGCCCTGAAGATGGCCGGGAGCGTCCCGAGACACGCCGACCTCGTGGTCACCGACCCCATCCAGGCCGGGGTCTTTGCAGTGATGCATATCTCGAAGCGTGCAGTCTTCAATATCGCCCGCGTCCGCGGGCAGGAGTTTTAA
- a CDS encoding L-threonylcarbamoyladenylate synthase, translating to MDEAVIQQAVQVLKRDGLVVYPTDTIYGLGADALSELAVERVYEAKIRPSSLPVSVAVCDIEMLGAVACLDETAEAFVDRFLPGPVTVVLKAKSCLPPALTGGTGQIGVRIPNHPVALALIRELDAPITATSANIHGGPDPITPDQVHVPHDFLIDGGVLPGTPSTVVDLVHRTILRPGAKVEEVGAFLGALE from the coding sequence ATGGACGAAGCGGTCATCCAGCAGGCGGTCCAGGTGCTCAAGCGCGACGGACTGGTGGTCTACCCAACCGACACGATCTACGGCCTCGGGGCCGATGCACTCTCTGAACTTGCCGTCGAGCGGGTGTACGAGGCGAAGATACGCCCGTCCTCGCTGCCGGTCTCGGTGGCGGTCTGCGACATCGAGATGCTCGGGGCAGTCGCCTGCCTCGACGAGACGGCCGAGGCGTTCGTCGACCGGTTCCTTCCTGGCCCGGTGACGGTGGTGCTGAAGGCCAAGTCATGCCTCCCGCCCGCCCTCACCGGAGGCACCGGGCAGATCGGGGTTCGTATCCCGAACCACCCGGTCGCCCTCGCCCTGATCAGGGAACTCGACGCCCCGATCACGGCGACAAGCGCAAATATCCATGGAGGCCCTGACCCGATCACCCCTGACCAGGTCCATGTCCCCCACGACTTTCTCATCGACGGCGGCGTCCTCCCGGGTACGCCGAGCACCGTCGTCGATCTCGTGCACCGAACGA